The proteins below come from a single Psychrobacter sp. PL19 genomic window:
- a CDS encoding electron transfer flavoprotein subunit alpha/FixB family protein produces the protein MAILVYAEHDNASLKKATLNTITAAKQMGDDIHVLVAGSGNQAVADEAAKAEGVSKVLLVDNAAYEHQMAETIALLVVDLAGDYSHIVAPATTTGKNFMPRVAALLDVSMLSDVTAVIDAQTFERPIYAGNATATVKTTESKVVLTVRTTGFDAAVAEGGSATVETIDNVQQSDKSSFVNEEMATSDRPELTSASIVISGGRALANGENFTKYIEPLADKLGAAVGASRAAVDAGYVPNDMQVGQTGKIVAPDLYIAAGISGAIQHLAGMKDSKIIVAINNDPESPIASVADYFLEADLFDALPELTSKV, from the coding sequence TATTCATGTATTGGTCGCAGGTAGTGGTAATCAAGCGGTAGCTGACGAAGCTGCAAAAGCAGAAGGCGTGAGCAAAGTACTTCTTGTAGACAATGCTGCCTATGAGCACCAAATGGCAGAAACTATTGCACTGTTGGTAGTCGATCTTGCTGGTGATTATAGCCACATCGTCGCTCCAGCAACCACAACTGGCAAGAACTTTATGCCACGTGTCGCCGCTTTACTTGATGTGAGTATGCTGTCAGACGTGACTGCGGTCATTGATGCGCAGACATTTGAACGTCCTATTTATGCAGGTAATGCGACGGCAACCGTTAAGACTACAGAAAGTAAAGTTGTCTTAACGGTACGTACTACCGGTTTTGACGCTGCTGTAGCTGAAGGTGGTTCAGCGACTGTTGAAACTATCGATAATGTGCAACAGTCTGACAAATCGAGTTTTGTCAATGAAGAGATGGCTACCTCTGATCGTCCTGAACTGACCTCAGCTAGCATTGTGATTTCTGGTGGTCGCGCGTTAGCAAATGGTGAGAACTTCACTAAATACATTGAGCCATTGGCTGATAAATTGGGCGCTGCTGTTGGCGCATCACGTGCCGCTGTCGACGCAGGCTATGTTCCAAACGATATGCAAGTGGGTCAAACGGGTAAAATCGTAGCCCCAGACTTGTACATTGCTGCCGGTATTTCAGGTGCTATCCAGCATTTAGCGGGTATGAAGGATTCTAAAATCATCGTGGCGATTAACAATGATCCAGAATCACCAATCGCTAGTGTGGCTGATTACTTCTTAGAAGCCGATTTATTTGACGCGTTACCTGAGCTTACCAGCAAGGTTTAA
- a CDS encoding TrmH family RNA methyltransferase, translating to MTSNLNEPTILVTSDKNQTVKLAGALLSQARQRKKQGQTILEGVHLIDAALRSDYPFVQILLAESARADIEVQQILTRLPTYTAILTVSDPLYQSIRSLGAGIDIMAIIDIPTPSLPMINNDCLILNDVQDSGNVGTLLRTAAAVGINTVLCTSATAQAWSPKTLRAGMGAQFALNIYEGLSSTEILDHVQVPLLATSSHTDTLIYEHDLRAPIAWIMGHEGQGVCADLMQCATPIALPQPNGQESLNVAIAGALCLYETLRQRHYS from the coding sequence ATGACATCGAATCTAAATGAGCCCACTATCTTAGTTACCTCAGATAAAAACCAGACGGTAAAACTGGCAGGCGCGCTTTTATCACAGGCACGCCAGCGCAAAAAACAGGGGCAGACCATACTTGAAGGCGTACATCTAATCGACGCGGCGCTGCGTAGTGATTATCCATTTGTACAAATATTACTAGCGGAATCAGCACGGGCAGATATCGAGGTGCAGCAGATTTTGACCCGTCTGCCAACCTATACTGCTATTTTAACCGTGTCTGACCCCTTATATCAAAGCATTCGTAGCTTAGGCGCTGGCATCGATATCATGGCGATTATTGACATACCGACCCCAAGCCTACCAATGATCAATAATGATTGCCTGATTCTCAATGATGTACAGGACAGCGGTAATGTCGGTACCCTACTGCGAACCGCAGCAGCAGTCGGTATCAATACTGTATTGTGCACCAGCGCGACTGCCCAAGCATGGTCACCTAAAACCTTACGTGCCGGCATGGGCGCGCAGTTTGCGTTAAATATTTATGAAGGACTGAGCAGCACAGAGATTCTAGATCATGTGCAAGTCCCACTATTAGCAACCAGCTCGCATACCGATACTTTAATTTACGAGCATGATCTCCGGGCGCCAATCGCTTGGATCATGGGCCATGAAGGTCAAGGTGTTTGTGCTGACTTAATGCAATGTGCTACCCCTATTGCATTGCCACAACCTAATGGTCAAGAAAGTCTCAATGTCGCCATTGCAGGCGCGCTTTGTTTATATGAAACCTTACGTCAGCGCCACTACTCCTAA
- a CDS encoding class 1 fructose-bisphosphatase, with amino-acid sequence MTTLAQYLNNHAANPVVSDVIMTITDVGKTISQLLRKGALADILGEAGNQNIQGEEQKKLDVLANDLLLNALEQNTHCAGVASEELDNATPANADGSLLVLFDPLDGSSNIDINMAVGTIFSILPYQRQGHISENSDFLQPGNQQLAAGYLLYGTSTMLALTVADNVVMFSLDPDSDDYVLIEDNVQIAADTSEYAINGSNYRYWRAPMQQYIDELIAGETGVRGRDFNTRWVAAMVGDVHRILCRGGLFAYPFDTKYAHKAGKLRLMYEANPMSLLIERAGGAATDAVNRILDIDPTDIHQRIPVVLGSQNEVNYVKELHAQHSEK; translated from the coding sequence ATGACGACCCTAGCGCAATACCTAAACAACCATGCAGCCAATCCTGTGGTTAGCGATGTAATTATGACCATCACTGACGTTGGCAAAACTATTTCACAGTTACTTAGAAAAGGCGCATTAGCAGATATTTTAGGCGAAGCAGGCAATCAAAACATTCAAGGCGAAGAGCAAAAAAAGCTGGATGTACTGGCCAATGATTTACTTTTGAATGCTTTGGAGCAAAACACACATTGTGCCGGCGTGGCTTCAGAAGAGCTTGATAATGCCACTCCTGCCAATGCGGATGGCAGCTTGTTAGTGTTATTCGATCCACTGGATGGCTCTTCAAATATTGACATCAACATGGCAGTAGGAACAATTTTTTCTATTCTACCCTATCAACGCCAAGGTCACATCAGTGAAAATAGTGATTTTTTGCAGCCCGGTAATCAGCAGCTAGCAGCGGGTTATTTATTATACGGCACCTCTACTATGTTGGCACTGACTGTCGCTGATAATGTCGTCATGTTTAGTCTAGATCCAGATAGCGATGATTATGTGCTGATAGAAGATAATGTGCAAATCGCTGCTGACACTAGCGAATATGCTATCAATGGTTCAAACTATCGCTACTGGCGCGCGCCCATGCAACAATACATCGATGAGCTCATTGCTGGCGAGACTGGAGTACGCGGTCGCGACTTTAATACCCGCTGGGTAGCAGCAATGGTCGGTGACGTGCATCGTATCTTATGTCGTGGTGGCTTATTCGCGTATCCTTTTGATACTAAGTATGCGCATAAAGCCGGCAAATTACGTTTAATGTATGAGGCCAATCCCATGAGCCTATTGATTGAGCGTGCTGGTGGCGCGGCAACTGACGCCGTCAATCGTATTCTTGATATAGATCCCACTGATATTCATCAGCGTATCCCAGTGGTACTCGGCAGCCAAAACGAAGTCAATTATGTGAAAGAATTACATGCACAGCATAGCGAAAAATAA